From a region of the Listeria monocytogenes ATCC 19117 genome:
- the hly gene encoding cholesterol-dependent cytolysin listeriolysin O, producing the protein MKKIMLVFITLILVSLPIAQQTEAKDASAFNKENLISSMAPPASPPASPKTPIEKKHADEIDKYIQGLDYNKNNVLVYHGDAVTNVPPRKGYKDGNEYIVVEKKKKSINQNNADIQVVNAISSLTYPGALVKANSELVENQPDVLPVKRDSLTLSIDLPGMTNQDNKIVVKNATKSNVNNAVNTLVERWNEKYAQAYPNVSAKIDYDDEMAYSESQLIAKFGTAFKAVNNSLNVNFGAISEGKMQEEVISFKQIYYNVNVNEPTRPSRFFGKAVTKEQLQALGVNAENPPAYISSVAYGRQVYLKLSTNSHSTKVKAAFDAAVSGKSVSGDVELTNIIKNSSFKAVIYGGSAKDEVQIIDGNLGDLRDILKKGATFNRETPGVPIAYTTNFLKDNELAVIKNNSEYIETTSKAYTDGKINIDHSGGYVAQFNISWDEINYDPEGNEIVQHKNWSENNKSKLAHFTSSIYLPGNARNINVYAKECTGLAWEWWRTVIDDRNLPLVKNRNISIWGTTLYPKYSNSVDNPIE; encoded by the coding sequence ATGAAAAAAATAATGCTAGTTTTTATTACACTTATATTAGTTAGTCTACCAATTGCGCAACAAACTGAAGCAAAGGATGCATCTGCATTCAATAAAGAAAATTTAATTTCATCCATGGCACCACCAGCATCTCCGCCTGCAAGTCCTAAGACGCCAATCGAAAAGAAACACGCGGATGAAATCGATAAGTATATACAAGGATTGGATTACAATAAAAACAATGTATTAGTATACCACGGAGATGCAGTGACAAATGTGCCGCCAAGAAAAGGTTATAAAGATGGAAATGAATATATCGTTGTGGAGAAAAAGAAGAAATCCATCAATCAAAATAATGCAGATATCCAAGTTGTGAATGCAATTTCGAGCCTAACATATCCAGGTGCTCTCGTGAAAGCGAATTCGGAATTAGTAGAAAATCAACCCGATGTTCTTCCTGTCAAACGTGATTCATTAACACTTAGCATTGATTTGCCAGGAATGACTAATCAAGACAATAAAATTGTTGTAAAAAATGCTACTAAATCGAACGTTAACAACGCAGTAAATACATTAGTGGAAAGATGGAATGAAAAATATGCTCAAGCTTATCCAAATGTAAGTGCAAAAATTGATTATGATGACGAAATGGCTTACAGTGAATCACAATTAATTGCAAAATTTGGTACGGCATTTAAAGCTGTAAATAATAGCTTGAATGTAAACTTCGGCGCAATCAGTGAAGGGAAAATGCAAGAAGAAGTCATTAGTTTTAAACAAATTTACTATAACGTGAATGTTAATGAACCTACAAGACCTTCCAGATTTTTCGGCAAAGCTGTTACTAAAGAGCAGTTGCAAGCGCTTGGAGTGAATGCAGAAAATCCTCCTGCATATATCTCAAGTGTGGCATATGGCCGTCAAGTTTATTTGAAATTATCAACTAATTCCCATAGTACTAAAGTAAAAGCTGCTTTTGACGCTGCCGTAAGTGGGAAATCTGTCTCAGGTGATGTAGAACTGACAAATATCATCAAAAATTCTTCCTTCAAAGCCGTAATTTACGGTGGCTCCGCAAAAGATGAAGTTCAAATCATCGACGGTAACCTCGGAGACTTACGAGATATTTTGAAAAAAGGTGCTACTTTTAACCGGGAAACACCAGGAGTTCCCATTGCCTATACAACAAACTTCTTAAAAGACAATGAATTAGCTGTTATTAAAAACAACTCAGAATATATTGAAACAACTTCAAAAGCTTATACAGATGGAAAAATCAACATCGATCACTCTGGAGGATACGTTGCTCAATTCAACATCTCTTGGGATGAAATAAATTATGATCCTGAAGGTAACGAAATTGTTCAACATAAAAACTGGAGCGAAAACAATAAAAGTAAGCTAGCTCATTTCACATCGTCCATCTATTTGCCAGGTAACGCAAGAAATATTAATGTTTACGCTAAAGAATGCACTGGTTTAGCTTGGGAATGGTGGAGAACGGTAATTGATGACCGGAACCTACCGCTTGTGAAAAATAGAAATATCTCCATCTGGGGCACTACACTTTATCCGAAATATAGTAATAGTGTAGATAATCCAATCGAATAA
- the mpl gene encoding zinc metalloproteinase Mpl has translation MKSKLICIIMVIAFQAHFNMAVKADSVGEERLRNNIQAKRNPADLKALPDSCEAKDFYKNFKILDMTKDKLGVTHYTLALSSDGYLTDNDEIKVHVTPDNKIAFINGDLQQGQLRITNQIKITEKNAIEKAFEAIGQSEAHVKSYIGNPVKEKEIIINSRTKRLVYNIKLIFAEPEVASWIIQVDAETGAILKKQNMLSEVERADTHKDFQALGKGANRLLQRPLHVMKINDLFYLVDRTHKGLIRTFDLNHKTDASFGKVVSNKTNMFTDPEFSSAVDAHFYASEVYDYYKNVHQLESLDGKGGEIDSFVHYGLNCNNAFWDGREILYGDGDKKNFKPFSCAKTIVGHELTHAVIQYSAGLEYEGQSGALNESFADVFGYFIAPNHWLIGEDVCVRGLRDGRIRSIKDPDKYNQAAHMKDYESLPITEEGDWGGVHFNSGIPNKAAYNTITKLGKEKTEQLYFRALKYYLTKKAQFTDAKKALQQAAKDLYGEDASKKVAEAWEAVGVN, from the coding sequence ATGAAGAGTAAACTTATTTGTATCATCATGGTAATAGCTTTTCAGGCTCATTTCAATATGGCGGTAAAAGCGGATTCTGTCGGGGAAGAAAGGCTCCGAAATAATATACAAGCCAAAAGGAACCCTGCTGATTTAAAAGCTTTGCCAGATTCCTGCGAAGCAAAAGATTTTTATAAAAATTTTAAAATTCTTGATATGACAAAAGATAAGCTAGGCGTTACGCATTATACGCTCGCGCTAAGTTCTGATGGTTACTTGACTGATAATGATGAAATAAAGGTCCACGTCACACCGGATAATAAAATCGCTTTTATAAATGGAGATTTACAGCAAGGGCAGCTTAGGATTACTAATCAAATAAAAATCACAGAAAAAAATGCTATTGAAAAAGCATTTGAAGCCATTGGTCAGAGTGAAGCTCATGTGAAAAGTTATATTGGAAATCCAGTGAAAGAAAAAGAAATCATCATCAATTCCAGAACAAAACGCTTAGTTTATAATATAAAATTGATTTTTGCTGAGCCGGAAGTTGCGAGTTGGATTATTCAAGTGGATGCAGAAACCGGCGCAATTTTAAAAAAACAAAATATGCTTTCCGAGGTAGAGCGGGCTGATACCCACAAAGATTTTCAAGCGCTTGGTAAAGGAGCTAACCGATTACTCCAGAGGCCATTACATGTCATGAAAATAAATGACCTGTTTTACTTAGTGGATAGAACTCATAAAGGACTCATAAGAACTTTTGATTTAAACCATAAAACGGACGCATCTTTTGGAAAAGTGGTGTCGAATAAAACGAATATGTTTACGGATCCGGAATTTAGTTCCGCGGTGGATGCTCATTTTTACGCAAGTGAAGTGTACGATTACTATAAAAATGTCCATCAACTAGAGAGTCTAGATGGTAAAGGTGGAGAAATTGATTCGTTTGTTCATTATGGCTTGAATTGCAATAATGCTTTTTGGGATGGCCGAGAAATTCTTTATGGAGATGGGGACAAAAAGAATTTCAAACCATTTTCATGCGCCAAAACGATTGTTGGTCATGAACTAACGCATGCGGTTATCCAGTATTCGGCAGGATTAGAATACGAAGGGCAATCAGGTGCGCTAAACGAATCGTTCGCCGATGTCTTTGGTTATTTTATTGCGCCAAATCATTGGTTGATTGGTGAGGATGTCTGTGTGCGTGGGTTACGAGATGGGCGAATAAGAAGCATCAAAGATCCTGACAAATATAATCAAGCGGCTCATATGAAGGATTATGAATCGCTTCCAATCACAGAGGAAGGCGACTGGGGCGGAGTTCATTTTAATAGTGGTATACCGAATAAAGCAGCCTACAATACGATCACTAAACTTGGAAAAGAAAAAACAGAACAGCTTTACTTCCGCGCCTTAAAGTACTATTTAACAAAAAAAGCCCAGTTTACCGATGCGAAAAAAGCACTCCAACAAGCGGCGAAAGATTTATATGGTGAAGATGCTTCTAAAAAAGTTGCGGAAGCTTGGGAAGCGGTCGGAGTTAACTGA
- the plcA gene encoding phosphatidylinositol-specific phospholipase C, translating to MYKNYLQRTLVLVLCFILCFFTFPLGGKAYSLNNWNKPIKNSVTTKQWMSALPDTTSLAALSIPGTHDTMSYNGDMTWTLTKPLAQTQTMSLYQQLEAGIRYIDIRAKDNLKIYHGPIFLNASLSGVLETITQFLKKNPKETIIMRLKDEQNSNDSFDYRIQPLINIYKDYFYTTPRTDTSNKIPTLKDVRGKILLLSENHTKKPLVINSHKFGMQFGASNQVIQDDYNGPSVKTKFKEIVQTAYQASKADNKLFLNHISATSLTFTPRQYAAALNNKVEQFVLNLTSEKVRGLGILIMDFPEKQTIKNIIKNNKFN from the coding sequence TTGTATAAGAATTATTTGCAACGCACATTAGTTTTAGTACTCTGTTTTATTTTATGCTTTTTTACTTTCCCATTAGGTGGAAAAGCATATTCGCTTAATAACTGGAATAAGCCAATAAAGAACTCTGTAACTACAAAGCAATGGATGTCCGCTCTACCTGACACAACGAGCCTAGCAGCACTCTCTATACCAGGTACACATGATACGATGAGCTATAACGGAGACATGACGTGGACATTAACCAAACCACTGGCTCAAACACAAACGATGTCATTGTACCAACAACTAGAAGCAGGAATACGGTACATCGATATTAGAGCAAAAGACAATCTCAAAATTTACCATGGGCCAATTTTTTTAAATGCATCACTTTCAGGTGTATTAGAAACGATTACTCAATTTTTAAAGAAAAATCCAAAAGAAACCATTATTATGCGTTTAAAAGACGAGCAAAACAGCAACGATAGTTTTGATTATCGGATCCAACCATTAATCAACATTTACAAAGATTATTTTTACACTACTCCCAGAACTGACACGAGCAATAAAATCCCTACATTAAAAGATGTCCGCGGAAAAATATTATTACTTTCAGAGAACCACACAAAAAAGCCATTAGTCATTAATTCACACAAATTCGGCATGCAGTTCGGCGCATCCAACCAAGTAATTCAAGATGACTACAATGGTCCGAGTGTGAAAACAAAATTCAAAGAGATTGTCCAGACTGCTTATCAAGCTTCTAAAGCGGACAACAAACTGTTTCTTAACCATATTAGTGCCACTTCATTAACATTCACACCTCGTCAGTATGCTGCAGCATTAAACAACAAAGTAGAGCAGTTCGTACTCAACTTAACATCGGAAAAAGTTCGAGGATTAGGCATTCTAATCATGGACTTCCCCGAAAAACAAACTATCAAAAACATCATAAAAAACAATAAATTCAACTAA